The Clarias gariepinus isolate MV-2021 ecotype Netherlands chromosome 20, CGAR_prim_01v2, whole genome shotgun sequence genome includes the window CGTTTTgaaaagatgattttatatgtgccccaaacATGTCcattttttcagcattatactgtctcgcttcgaacaataataatttaaaacgcagattatttatatttctttacaaGTACTGATATTAAAATTGATGTTATCATCTAGAAACATATAACCTTTAAAAACTGTTGCCTAAATTTAAGAATTCCATGCaaatttaaggatttttttcccaaaaaatctgtagtgtctgtaaccatgtccaAAACATTTTGcgatatcttaacaattttgcattttagaataatacactgttttatgttttttcatgtgaaatctaaatccGAATGACAATTAAGACCATTGAAAGAttggaataaaataaagttacagacactacataaaagggtaTGGAAAtgtagcaaatgtgtttctctttatctgataaaaatatatatgtgtatgcatatttacaaaaaaagtaagGATGGATCAGGAGATGTATTCTCAAATTATGTATTCTCAAAAatagtgttatatgatcctcTGTGAAAACttttcacctaggtgagacacttaATTGACACTTCGTTACATATTATATTTTCACATTAAAAAGAtctgccataacattaaaaacattaacattaaatccaccaagtttttatgttctccttgtgccacTGGTGGTGCTCTGTTCCCTCTACAGGAGTGCTCCGGTGGTATGCCGTGGTGTCTGGCATCAGCTGTGGGTGTTGTGGGTTGTTGGATAGAGCCTCTGTGGATAGTCTGGGTTGGTGGACTTGGACACTGATTGCAGGACCCTGTGTGTGGTCGCTATGGTACACTggatgttctggtgcctttttgCCAGCATTAACTATTTGTTGTCGATTTGATCCTGTGACCAGTTGGTGATCAATGTTATTCAGTTTACCTGGCGGTGGTGTTGATGTTACGGCTGATTGGGTGTACATGGTCACTTAAAGTTCATAGACACTATACATTATACTCTCCAGTAAAGCATTTCACTGATAagcatactgtgtatggttttgacaaataaaataaactccaTATTCAGAGAGACATTCACACTAGTTCTTTGCTTTACCTTCAAGTCATTGCATGGctataaatttctttttatccAAGTTGACAAGTTGTCAACAGAAGCCTGTTTATTGTTCAAAACTGTCCTTTGCTTTTTATACAAAATGCTTTGTCTACAGCAGTGTCTGGGATATTTTTTAGGCTGATAGCATCCCAGGGGTTTACCTGCCATGTTTAATGCCAACCTCAAAATGCGTCTGGATTGCAGCTGCCATGCACGGCTCACAGGGTTTATATTAGTTGAGCGGAAATGAACAGTAACAACCTGTTTCTGTCACAGTATGCCACAGtataatttttcatttcatactttattttgatttaaggcAAAAATAATAACTCCCTACTGAGCAGGTGGAAGTTGAAATATAAAGCAGACCCATGCACAGCATTTCACATGCTTATATAACATACTGGTGACTGTAATATTGACTTCATCGAGTTGACAATAACTTACTCAATGCCACATAACAGCAATTCTAGGAGGGAGAATTGCCACAATTACTCCAAAATATTCGAATTACGAATAATTAATTACGAATGCGAAACTGAGAAACAGTCCCTATTAAGATAATAcccttacagaaaaaaatatctattttatCTATTAATTCATATAGGTTTGCAGGTAtgatgttgcagttcctctatgatcctacaggtggcgcgcTTTAAATTGTTTCATAGAGAGGGAGAGCGGTGAGAATCGCATTACAAATTGAATCGGCACCTAAGTATCAAAAATATCTTATCGGGTGATCCCTGAAGCCaatgccaggagacttagggcgcGAGGTGGTGTACACCTATCAttgggtgccaatctattgcagggcacacactcacacactcaggcCAAactgagaacaccaattagcctaatctgcatccctttggactgtgggaggaaaacccaccaaagcacggggagaacatgcaaactccatgcgcgcAGACCCgtggcgggaatcgaacccggaccctggaggtgcaaggcgacagtgctaaccactacaccaccgtgcagcaacgtaaagattttatttaaaaccctTTTGGAAATCTATAGTAGAATCATTAACCATTACACCgctttgctttctttctctAGAGCCAAACATCCTTTGAAGCTGTGTATAATAAAGTACCTGCTGTTTCTTCAACAAGATGTTGACGCTGGTCAGATCTTTGCCGAAGTCATCTGACTGTATCTGTCCCTCCAGACCAGAGAGCCACTTATCCAGGTCTGCGCAGCTCTGCGTGAACAGCTCAGCTTTGTTGGCATCAAACAGGCACTGGGCCTTGGTCTGGGTAGTCGACTCCAGCTCATCCCACATCTTCTTCAGAGACTCCAGTTTCTCCTTTACCACCGCCTCAGTCTCCGGCTTCTCAGCCACCAGGGCTGTTCCagccttaattaaaaaaagaaaatataaatcttggtatacacacacaaacacagagtcAGTAATACGGTCATCACTTTCACACCTTCTGAATTTTCTCCAGCCACTCTTTGTTGGACTGCAGTTCTGCCATGAAGGCCTGGTGCTTGAGCCATTTGCTGTGCAGGTTGCGTGCTTCATCATAGGACATGTCCTGTGCTGTTAACATCTTCTCACTGATCCACAAGGACAACTGGAAATATGGGAGTGGCAATCAAACCATGGTCAATTAAACCATTTAGAAAACCcgtttagtaaaagaaaataagaaaagaaaagaggatgcaACAAGAAATTACAAAACCATTGCAACTATTGCATTCTAATGCAGCAATTAAACAAGCTTCATCTTTAGCTCACCTCCTGGCAGTCCTGAAGGAACCTCTGGAGATCTCGATTATCTTTTAGCTTTGTGAGAAGTTCACTAGCTGCTGCACGATTCTTTTTAtgcctgtaaacacacacacacactatacttaAAACCATATGTTTACAGTGCCTAATTTTAATACTTTGAACTGTTACCAAATGTACCTTTCTTCAATAGAGACCACTTTCTCTTGGATACGTTCAGCACTAATGTTCCCATCACTGACCAGCCTGCGACCCGTCTCTACCACAGCGTTGATCTTTTCCTCATTGGCGTCCATGGTGGTCATGAAGTCCTCCTGCTTCTTGATGGCCCCTTCTGCTCCTTCAAGGGTAGCTGGCATCTCCGTGTGGGCCAATACATATTCCTGAAGAGaggaagcaaaagaaagtcagTCTTAGACAAAACCTTAAAAACTCCAAAAATCAACTTTACATAAATCATTTAGGATTTTTCCCTTTATATTGTATAGTCAGACTGGGACCAGTTGGTGATCAACTGGTTCAACTCACTGGCCCAAATAGTTAAGACTccgggttactgatcagaaggttggggaTTCAAACTCCAATGCCACTGGTGGGCCTTGAGGAAGGCCCTTAACCATCTCTGCTCCGGGGGTGCAGAATCATGGCTGATCCCATACTTTTACCCCAACTACCTAGCCTTTTCATGCTCGGGGGTCATACTTGCTACTGTATGTCCTTTGACTGTACCCACACTAACAAATCCATTGTGTGGTCCCAATCCCATCTTAAGTGGCAAGTCTTTAAATGTGTGATGCCTCAAGTTTAGACAAcaaaatgcacagaataaagaATACAAGACCACATGCTCCAAAGCATCCCacttaaattaaaactaaatttacCCAACCAAGCATCCTCTGACTTGCAAGGTAGTCTGAAAGATATGCGTTCCTATTTCATGGGTTCCTTGTGGGCAACACTGGTTATTATTGTGCATCACCATGTTTTCAGTCGAACTAATCTTGTAACAAATGTCTTAGTATTACATAAAGACTTGTCTAAGTTTCAAGTTGTATATAAAGCCTTGaagcatttaaatttttttgatttCATCAAATATATCATAATGTTAGTATTTCTCAGCATTAGTATTTCTTTCATCACCTGATTGTTCAAGAAAGCCTCAGCCTGCTTGGTATCACGGAGGAAGAGCTGGTAGGCGTGCGACTGCGACAGGAGCTTCTGTCTGTTCTCCCACATCTTCTGGAGTTCATTCCAGCCAGTGTCCAGCGCTTGTAACCTCTGACTCAGGAACATGTACTGGGCATCTGTCTGGCCCCGGGTAACCGTTTCACCCATGTCGCGCATCTTCTGGTAATCCTCTTTGTAGTTACGAATCTCGTTCTTGATTCCCTCATGCTGCGCCAAAAGTTTCTCGGCCTCAGCCAGAGTGTTGGGCATGTCCTCTGAAGCTACGGCAGTCTGGGTGCGCGACAGCCACACCTGGAAATCATCCAACTCCCTAAGGAATTGCTGGAGCTTGCTGGCTTCACCCAGGGACTCTTCACGGGCACGCATGGTTCCCTTCATCTCCTCCCACACGTCCTTGATCTCACCCAAATGGCCCTTGATGCCAGGAGCCTGGTCTGGATGCTCTTCGGCCAGCTGGTCAGCCTCCTTTCCCAGGTCACCCAGTTTGTCCTCTATAGCAACTAGGTCTCGCTCCATGCCAGTCAGCTTGCGCTGAAGTGCCATGACACCAGCCAGATCATTGCCCAGATCCTGGGTGGACTCGATCACCTTGGTCTTTTCACGAATCCAGGATTTTGTCTCATTGCATTCAAGGTAGTAATTCTGCACTCCCAGAGCTGAGTTTAGAGCATCCTTCTTTCGGTCTACCAGTTCACGATACTGGCTCCATCTGGCAAAAGACATGTCTTTAGTAAATTACTCTACTAAAGTgaggtgttatttatttttagcttttatttaataaagtaaacTGTTTGGCTCATGACCAATACTAGCCTTGTATGATCTTTTAACTGCAGTATCTCTCAGAACATAAACTGCACCAGAGCTTTAACACATAGCTATATGTCTTATAGAAAATACAGTGTGGAAAATACAATATTGTCATCGCTTTGGAATATCTGCGAGAAAAAcagtctatactgtatgtgctttttTATATAACTAGCTGCGTTTATCCTGGAGTGTAAAATGAGAGCAAAGTGGCTTTACCTGGTGTTGAGCTTGTCCTGCTGAGTTTTGATCTCTTTCTCACTAGGGTGCCCGCTATGGATTAGCTGGCGGGCAATTTGGTTCACCACAGCTACCCGAGAAGCCTGGCTGTTTATCTCTGGCTCCAGACTCTCAAATCTGGAACCCAGGAAGTAAAATGACTAATGCAAACAAAATACCGGATGTATGGTTCactaaaattttatttcctgtCAACATGAGCATagtaaggaaagaaaaataaactgtttttttataataaaatgtttaggaACCATTTCTAGAATGAGGATGATTTCACATATGAACCACATATTCCATTATATATCCATCATATCTCTTGATTCTGAATTTGCCTCTGAAGTAGAGAAGAATTTAAACCTACATGATGCGCACCAGAAATCAACACACTCTTACCTGTGCTGAATCACCTCCAAGTCCTCCAGTTTCTCTGGGATCTCCATTCCGTTAAGCCATTGCTCCTTTTCGTCTATCCACAGCTCGCAGGCATCAGCCTCACTCAGCATCTTGTACAAAGCCAGTGCATCCTGCAGTGCTTGTTTTCTCAGCCTTGTCAGTTCAACCACCTCCTTATACCGTTCTTCGATACCAGCTAGACGGCCATTTGCATCTGATGAGCGTGCCTGCTCTTCAGGTAGCGCTTTGGCCTGCTCATGAAGGGCATCCAGCACGGGTCTGTAGCTGTCGATCTCTTCAGCCACATCCTTGTGCTTCTTAACCAATGCCTGCGCTGAGAACTCGTCATGGCCCACATCGGCGCTAGAGACAATGCGCAAGGCATCCAGCATCCAGGCATCCATATCATCAGCGTCGGCTTGGAACTGGTGCAGCGCACAGGCCTCCTGTAGACGGACCTTGCGTGCTGCAAAGAGCTGCTCTAGAGCCACCCACTGTTCCTGGACTTCGGTAATACGCTTACTGATCTTGTTGGCGCCGAAATGGCCAGCAGCTACCAGCTCCTTGCCCTGGTGCACCGTTTGCTGGAGGTGTCCGGCACGCCCACTCTTCTCATCTTCTAAAGCCTTATGTTTGCTGAGCAGCCGCAGCGCCCCCGTCAAGTCCTTGCCACAGTCATCTGATGACAGAATCTGCTCCTTCTCACGGATCCAGCCTTCCTCCTCAGCCATCTCCCAGAAGAACTTCCAGAGGCGACGCGACTCTTCCAAGCGTGCACGCCGCTCCGCTGCCAGCTGCGTCAGCTCCTGGTAACAGAACTCCATGTGGGCCACACGGTCACGGATCACCTGCGGGTCACAGGGCTTATAGCCTGcagagacataaaaaaaaatactcctgATACTTAACTTTATTCTTATCCAACTTTATCCATATTGTCATAGCAAGGGGTCAAAAGTCACCATTGTAGATGTTTACCATAAACTTTTGGAATTATTCTGTTTCCTACACAATgtgaacaaaaacacaacacacttaATCAATGTTTGGATTTCTTGATTTCTGACATCAGGTGTGTAACAACTAGCTGCACTAACATTTCAATGATCATGATGCAGTATGGaaggatttttaattaatgttacgAGTttcttcagtaaaaaaaaatgacagaggTTAGTTAGATGACTGTCTTTACTATTCGTTCTTACTCACCTTCAGAGTCATCTGCGAATTTCTGCGCGTTGGTGTTGACGGCTTTGACACGGTCAGCCTGTATGGCGATGTCTGCCTCCACCAGAGCGTGTTTCTGCAGCAGGTCCTCTACACCAAGCAGATGTTTTCCATAATCCTGAGACAAAAGCAGCATCTGCAGAAACACCCACACATTTCCAAGTCAAATAAGCCATAATACATACTACAGTATCTTGGAAAAAGATCACAAAATGCCAAACTAAGCAACTCAGACCTTCATCTCATCCATCCAGTCCATGATGTAGAGCATCTCCTGGAAGACTCTCTGCAGGCCCAGGTTGAGCTCCAGTCTTTGGCGTCGAGCCTTCAGGAGCTCCAGGAGGTAGTCCCACAGACGCAGAACGTTGTCTTTGCGCACCGTGATGCGCTTGATGTCATGATAGTTCTCTGCCTCCAGCTCTGAGGCTACAGCCACTACCACTTGAACGCGCTCCTCATACGCTGAGATGTCCGTCTCGATGGCTTCGTGCTTCTTGGTGGCTGCCTCCACGGCTTGCAGATCAAAACCAAAGTTGTCCTGGATGGGACAAGCAACAAGGTTGAGCAGAtcggcaatttttttttagtcataagGATTTAGATGCATTTTAATatcaaaatatactgtaatttgaAATACAAGACTGTAAATTGAAATACAGCAGTACTACAGTTGTCCAAAAGGGTTTGCCAAAATCTAAAACATTAATCACATgagcaagtaaaatattttatatcaggtATGTAAATGAAGAATGCCAGATCAATCTGTGTTACTACTGtacgtgtacagtatatgacacaCCTGTGAAACAAGTCTCTGGTTCTCGCTTAGCCAGGTCTCCCTCATGGCTGCCTTGCGGTCGAATCGGCGAGCCAGCTGCTCCAGCTTCTCCTGGCGAATCAGCTCCGTCCTCAGCGCAAGCTCCCTCTCATGCTCTGCCTTCTCCAACCTCTCCCATCcctatagaaatatataaatattatataaaggaTCCAGCTTTGGTACcgtttaataattcatttattttctatactgttTGTGGTGTATACAGGTGCAGAAAcatggagcctatgccaggagctCAGGGCACAAAACGCAAGAAAGACATTCCATGACATGGCACTAAtgcacacccactcacacagaTTATTGctatttggaaatgccaatcatcCTACGAAGCATGTCtagctggaggaaacccaaaaatgctgggagaacaagcaaaccaCACATACAGAGCAGAAGTGAAATTCAAACCACAAACCCTGGCAAACATCCTAACCCCTTACTGTAAGTTCTGCTTTACAAATGCAGTTGCAGGTTGATGAAGTGCCAGGTGACATCTTTTACTGTATCTAGCTTATTTATGAACATATTATTTTGATACCCAATATAGCGATGGCATTTCCTAGCCAAGCAGAATGAAACAAAATGATACCTTATTGATGTCTGATATGAGTTTTCCCTCTCGAGGTATGTAGACTTTCTGATTGTTGGCTCGCATTTTGCTCTGAATGGTGAACAACAGGACCTCCAGGTTGCCTTTTTCTGTAAACCTGCATACAACAAAACAAGTCAATAACTTGCCTGCTATTTAGAAGGTTGTCACATATCGTAATAATGAATCAACGATATGACAAAACGTAACACAGAAATTTAGTTTGGCCTGGCGCAGGTGGCCGGCCCTGACCATGCAACATTAGACAGCGtcatcatttgtttttatgtcatactgtaagCTAAGAATATATCTGCTGATACGTTAGCGTGAGACAACGGCAGATAAATGAATGTCATATGTGAATATGTCCAACACTAAATGCTGTGGTTGAAAAGGATTGCTTTACATGGCTGAAAAACAATATAGGCCCGGACTGCACTCATAGCTCGATATGGGAATGGAATTACCTACAAAACATTATGATAAACATTCTCTTATTTGAATATCTTTAAAAGATGTATAACAAATTGGCAGGATAGAATATGATCCTTGTTTTTTATGTTGGCCTATatagttttgatttattttaatattttttccttatGGAAGAGAAGAGATCTTGCATCTCAGAGGGACTTTCCTGGCTAAATAAAAGGTTGATCATTCAAAAAACAGATGTGAAGTaagatataaatttttttttacgtttaacCATTAATCAACCACAAAGCCAAAGGAATTGGACTCAGACCACCCTTAAACTACTTGAAACACTAAAATGGACCAAGACTAAAAAATATCCATTTATGCTCATCAATCTTTATTCTAGATCTACGCTTGTACCTGTTTGACAATGCACTTATATTAGAAACAGGGAATATGGATGCATCATTTTATTAGCAAACCAGATCCCATATGTAATTGTGTTGTATGGACATATATGTTTTGCTTATACGTATATACGTAACATATATAAAAACTTAtctcaaatacagtatattactcaTGTGGATATATGGTAAAATTATTTCaatgattttaataattatggCTTATAGACATGAAAATCTAAaatgtatctcaaaatattaatataattgtcAAGACTAATCAAGAAAGGAGTTACAATACAGAACATCTGAAAAGTATGTTAGTTTATGCAATCGAAGATCAGGGCACCTTTGGTATGATTTATTGCATAGATGTGAAACAGCATGAAGGTAATTAGCCAGTAGTATTGCTGAGATGTTATTGAacaccaggttgctttgatagcagcctttagCTCATTTGTATTGTTAGGTCAGGTGTTTATGAACAaatggcatatacagtatggcacATATAATTAAATTCCTATATGTCCGAGTCCGGAAATTCAGATATGTTTAGTATCAATCAAAAGTTTGGCCACACTGGATGCAATTTTGGATTTATTaagttttttcaaaactataaactaATGTATAAAGCCTAACAAACTCatgaagtctatcccagggaAGCAAGgccaaaactgacctctgctgcagagcaaaagttcatttagagttaacagcctcagaaatcaccaattaacaaacagcacctcagattagagccgttataaagctttatatagcatataagtagcagatacatctcaatatcaactagTCAAAGGAGACtattgcatacagtataatgccttaagcattgttttacagtgtagaaaggaagaaggaaaggaaaaacagaaaaggcCATGGAATTAGAACTTTAGACTGGAAGTGTATATATTACATTTCTGTATGGGACTACCCAGGAATTAGGAGGAATATTCTTCAGTAAAAACCTACTTGGGAGGTTTCTCCACTGTTCGGTAGGTGTTAAAGGCCTGAAGCTGCTGCTGAACTCCAACCAGAGAGTTGGCAAACTTGCGATTATTGAGGATAATGATGGTCTGTTCAATCCACTCCAGCAGGTCTGAGGCCAGAGATTCGTACTTCTCAATCATCTTCTCTGTCTCGATAGCATAATCTAGCACCTACGTACCATAAATACAGTGGTAGagtataaaattattaaacgattaaatgctttaaaaaaaagaaataagaaaaaaagtgtcCTGTAAACCGTCCAAGCAGAAAATTGTTTAAGTAGCTTATTGTTAAAATTGTAAGTACTGTTTTTATAAGTGTATGCATAAAAATCACCTGAATACACTGGCATACTTttaataaagtacagtatacgATAATTAAATTAGCAAATTGAAAGCATGATGAAATGGTTTCTATTTTGTGCACATACTAGTTTCATGATCTTTATTTTGTAACTTGGTGCTTCATTAAGTTGGCCACACAGTCACTGTTGGCACgttatacatacataaaaatttataaaatgctaattaataAGATGTTCTGGTTTGTCCAAGTGATATTAACTAATGGATAATTGGAAAGAAAGCAATgcttataaattaaaataaatctgcaaTGACTAATGTGATAATTACTGACAACCTACTAGAATCTTATTAGATGTTTATTTCAACGCTCGCCCGCTTCCCAGGCATTTATCATAGCATATGATATTTTAACATCAATTGAGTCTTGTGTTGGTGTTACACGGCATGATAATCTAAAAAGCACACCTTGTAAATGGACCAATCTCTAAAATGGCACCAGTATAAATAATGATGTACCTTTTGGACACGTATACTGTCTAGTCTATATAAAGAACACTAAATACAATAGATCCTAGAAGTAGGGCATCACCTTTCCAATACGTTTGCCTTCCACTTTCAGTGCCTTCATCTTGGAGAAGTAGTGATAGTAAGTAACAACATAGGTGATGATTGACTTTTCATCGGGATGGTCGACGCTGATATCTGCGTTAGACAGAGAATACACGTGTCACACAGAGGCGTTTCATGTAATCAGTGATCTTAATTCCCAAACATTACTAAAACGTTCCGGCAAGACAGTATTGCATGGCGTCCAATCAACATGTAAAGGGGGGATTGCTCTAAAGTGAGCAAGTTGATCCTTCTATATACGGAACATGCTGTCTTGCGCTCCTGTCCTTTGCTCTCTGCAAGTTTTCATCTGAGCTTTAAATAAGATGCGAATGACAGTGATGAATTATGTCtctataacaataacaacaataataagttTCCACCATGAAACTTAATAATCCATCCACTCAGTTACAGTCAGAGGTGCATACAAAGTACCTTAATGGTACCACTCTAAACAAGTTAAAGCAAGTTATAAATTGTGTAAtactaaattcaaattcaaattttatttgtcacgtacacagtcatacacagtacgatatgcagtgaaatgcttttactaTGACAGCTTCTAAAGGTTTAAgaaatatatgataatagaacaGACATGACCAATTTACTAGGCATATACCACTTTATGATAACATTGAACTATATAAAGCTATAGTGTATAAAAGcgtaaaatctttaaaaaacaacaataaagaaAGTATCTTATTGCGTTGTCCTGATTTTGTGTTCATGGTGGCTATTTTCTGCCTTCTGCTCCTAAGCTGCAGGGCTATAACAGCACTGTCCTACTTGCAGATATAGGGCACCATAAAGCCTCAAACAGTAGGTTACAGGCATAACTGACTAATGAGGAGCGGAGAATTTTTCTATTACACCAGATGGCGTTGagtttgaaataataataataataataataataataaataaacaaccatATCTCAATATATGAAGCAAGCTAATCAACTCTAAAAGCTGCTGCTATCTGATTGTCTGATTGTCAAACACAGCAAGGCGCCGTTGCTAGTTTTTCATTATGAAAGTAAGAGTGAAAGTGACGTGTTGCTTTAACTGCGTGTAGAGACACACCTTCGGGGTCCAGCAGCTTTGTGAGGCCCAAGTGCTGTTCAGCCAGGTTAAAGGCATTCTGCAAATTATAGTGGGCATTGGATTTCTTCAGCTTGTCAAAGTCGATCAGGTCAGGCCTGAGAGTATgcacgaaagagagagagagagagagagagagaatttcaaatgattaGAAATACAAATAATCTGCAAAATGTACTGCTTA containing:
- the LOC128508369 gene encoding spectrin beta chain, non-erythrocytic 1-like isoform X1, whose translation is MELQRATSMPGPLSPGPLSPGRVSPGHLSPEHLSPGPGPSYQSSSPGPSYGAAAFNYNQMEGRFKQLQDEREAVQKKTFTKWVNSHLARVSCRITDLYMDLRDGRMLIKLLEVLSGEKLPKPTKGRMRIHCLENVDKALQFLKEQRVHLENMGSHDIVDGNHRLTLGLIWTIILRFQIQDISVETEDSKEKKSAKDALLLWCQMKTAGYPNVNIHNFTTSWRDGMAFNALIHKHRPDLIDFDKLKKSNAHYNLQNAFNLAEQHLGLTKLLDPEDISVDHPDEKSIITYVVTYYHYFSKMKALKVEGKRIGKVLDYAIETEKMIEKYESLASDLLEWIEQTIIILNNRKFANSLVGVQQQLQAFNTYRTVEKPPKFTEKGNLEVLLFTIQSKMRANNQKVYIPREGKLISDINKGWERLEKAEHERELALRTELIRQEKLEQLARRFDRKAAMRETWLSENQRLVSQDNFGFDLQAVEAATKKHEAIETDISAYEERVQVVVAVASELEAENYHDIKRITVRKDNVLRLWDYLLELLKARRQRLELNLGLQRVFQEMLYIMDWMDEMKMLLLSQDYGKHLLGVEDLLQKHALVEADIAIQADRVKAVNTNAQKFADDSEGYKPCDPQVIRDRVAHMEFCYQELTQLAAERRARLEESRRLWKFFWEMAEEEGWIREKEQILSSDDCGKDLTGALRLLSKHKALEDEKSGRAGHLQQTVHQGKELVAAGHFGANKISKRITEVQEQWVALEQLFAARKVRLQEACALHQFQADADDMDAWMLDALRIVSSADVGHDEFSAQALVKKHKDVAEEIDSYRPVLDALHEQAKALPEEQARSSDANGRLAGIEERYKEVVELTRLRKQALQDALALYKMLSEADACELWIDEKEQWLNGMEIPEKLEDLEVIQHRFESLEPEINSQASRVAVVNQIARQLIHSGHPSEKEIKTQQDKLNTRWSQYRELVDRKKDALNSALGVQNYYLECNETKSWIREKTKVIESTQDLGNDLAGVMALQRKLTGMERDLVAIEDKLGDLGKEADQLAEEHPDQAPGIKGHLGEIKDVWEEMKGTMRAREESLGEASKLQQFLRELDDFQVWLSRTQTAVASEDMPNTLAEAEKLLAQHEGIKNEIRNYKEDYQKMRDMGETVTRGQTDAQYMFLSQRLQALDTGWNELQKMWENRQKLLSQSHAYQLFLRDTKQAEAFLNNQEYVLAHTEMPATLEGAEGAIKKQEDFMTTMDANEEKINAVVETGRRLVSDGNISAERIQEKVVSIEERHKKNRAAASELLTKLKDNRDLQRFLQDCQELSLWISEKMLTAQDMSYDEARNLHSKWLKHQAFMAELQSNKEWLEKIQKAGTALVAEKPETEAVVKEKLESLKKMWDELESTTQTKAQCLFDANKAELFTQSCADLDKWLSGLEGQIQSDDFGKDLTSVNILLKKQQMLESQVEVRQKEVEELRAQAQALSQEGKGSEEVDGLRCGVEKKFHQLQDPLKKRRSNLMASREIHQFNRDVEDEILWVEERMPMATSTEHGNNLQTVQLLIKKNQTLQKEIQGHQPRYDDIFERSTHILKDDSPVSATIHQRLDDLKRLWSLIQEEVEKRHRRLEEAHKAQQYYFDAAEAEAWMSEQELYMMSEEKAKDEQSSVAMLKKHQILEQAVEDYAETVHQLSKTSRALVAAGHPESERISMRQSQVDKLYAGLKDLSEERRGKLDERSCLFQLNREVDDLEQWIAEREVVAGSHELGQDYEHVTMLQERFREFARDTGNIGQERADTVNKMADELINSGHADAATIAEWKDGLNEAWADLLELIDTRTQILAASFELHKFYHDAKEVLGRILDKHKKLPEELGRDQNTVEALQRMHTTFEHDIQALGTQVKQLQEDAARLQSAYAGDKAEDIQRREAEVLEAWRALLEASEGRRVRLIDTNDKFRFFSMVRDLMLWMEDVIRLIDAQEKPRDVSSVELLMNNHQGIKAEIDARNDSFTTCVELGKTLLSRKHYASEEIKEKLLQLTDKRKEMIDKWEDRWEWLRLVLEVHQFSRDAGVAEAWLLGQEPYLSSREVGQSVDEVEKLIKRHEAFEKSAATWEERFAALERLTTMELLEVRRQQEEEEKKRQAQPVEVSPTEVASPQQREGEQVSQNGAPPEQDSPREDTGGSDVVNGMAESSPGSSPTGSRKAKVGQAATLPTKSQDTAAAQIEGFLNRKHEWEGHNKKASNRSWHNVYCVINNQEMGFYKDSKSASQGIPYHGEVPISLKESTCEVALDYKKKKHVFKLKISNGNEYLFQAKDDEEMNSWIQAISCKTPSEISSHSTPASGRTQTLPTSVSSGAESSPGKREKDQAKRFSLFKKK